Proteins from a genomic interval of Lysobacter stagni:
- a CDS encoding TonB-dependent receptor, protein MPKRALFRRLPLSLALAAALPLAAHADDQGSHEHQPKDLAGVEVQATPLVGTAEDLVRPVDILAGQRLDEAKANSLGETVGKLPGVQSSFFGAGVGRPIVRGFDGARVQVLSDGLGSGDVSTVSVDHAVSIEPFLANQIEVLKGPATLLYGSGAIGGAVNVVDGRIPEAVTDEPLEGRAELRGNTVNDETTGMFRLDATSASGHTVFHIDGLHRETGDYDIPGYPESAQRMAEEGETPDPATKGTLPNSFVRTDSGALGVSWIGERGFLGVGASLFDTRYGVPGDAHEHGAEPGGEEEGPVSIAMTQHRYEMRGGLDDLGVFKSLRAKVARTEYTHTEYEGEQTGTVFDNTSTEARVELVHQPLLGWDGAVGVQWGQRDFEAIGEEAFVPPSKGNDAGVFWLGQRSFGAVKTEVGARFDRNEVDVDDAVAIGPDRDFHTTSLSAALKRDINDAFHLSFGLDRAQRAPTAEELYSNGLHVATASVELGSPELDVETANRAEVGLHWHGGPFKLSASLYHVRYDDFIYLADTGIEDQDGPVRVWTQDDARFNGAEAEFGWNFADNASGSWDLRVFGDIVRAELTGTGTREVSFSVPQDDHSDAYTVDLARGGNLPRIAPKRLGGEVRWEQGAWRASLGAVRYARQDDVAAFENETPGYTLVDAHVAWHADTAKGNAWELFVDGSNLLDEEARVHTSFLKDVAPLPGRGVAFGVRAFF, encoded by the coding sequence ATGCCCAAGCGCGCCCTGTTCAGACGCCTTCCCCTCTCCCTGGCCCTGGCGGCAGCCCTTCCCCTTGCGGCGCATGCCGACGATCAGGGATCCCACGAACACCAGCCGAAAGACCTCGCCGGCGTCGAGGTGCAGGCCACGCCGCTGGTCGGCACCGCCGAAGACCTCGTGCGTCCGGTGGACATACTCGCGGGTCAGCGCCTGGACGAAGCCAAGGCCAATTCGCTGGGCGAAACCGTCGGCAAGCTGCCCGGCGTGCAGTCGTCCTTCTTCGGAGCGGGCGTCGGCCGTCCGATCGTGCGCGGCTTCGACGGCGCGCGCGTGCAGGTGTTGAGCGACGGACTGGGCTCGGGCGACGTGTCCACGGTGAGCGTGGACCACGCCGTCAGCATCGAGCCCTTCCTGGCCAACCAGATCGAAGTGCTGAAGGGTCCGGCCACCCTGCTCTACGGCAGCGGCGCCATCGGCGGCGCCGTGAACGTGGTCGACGGTCGCATCCCCGAGGCCGTCACCGACGAGCCCCTGGAGGGCCGCGCCGAACTGCGCGGCAACACCGTCAACGACGAAACCACCGGCATGTTCCGCCTCGATGCCACTTCGGCGTCGGGCCACACGGTGTTCCACATCGACGGCCTGCACCGCGAAACCGGCGATTACGACATCCCCGGCTATCCCGAAAGCGCGCAGCGCATGGCAGAGGAAGGCGAAACACCCGATCCGGCGACCAAGGGCACTCTACCCAACAGTTTCGTGCGCACCGACAGCGGCGCGCTGGGCGTGAGCTGGATTGGCGAACGCGGATTCCTCGGCGTCGGTGCGAGCCTGTTCGACACGCGCTACGGCGTGCCCGGTGATGCGCACGAGCACGGCGCGGAGCCAGGCGGCGAAGAGGAAGGCCCCGTGTCCATCGCCATGACCCAGCACCGCTATGAGATGCGTGGCGGGCTGGACGACCTGGGCGTGTTCAAGTCGCTGCGTGCCAAGGTCGCGCGCACCGAGTACACGCACACCGAATACGAAGGCGAACAGACCGGCACCGTGTTCGACAACACCAGCACCGAGGCGCGCGTGGAGCTCGTGCACCAGCCGCTGCTGGGCTGGGATGGCGCCGTCGGAGTGCAATGGGGTCAGCGCGATTTCGAAGCGATCGGCGAAGAGGCCTTCGTGCCGCCGTCCAAGGGCAACGACGCGGGTGTGTTCTGGCTGGGCCAGCGTTCGTTCGGCGCGGTGAAAACTGAAGTGGGCGCGCGCTTCGACCGCAACGAAGTGGACGTGGACGACGCGGTGGCCATCGGCCCGGATCGCGACTTCCACACCACCAGCTTGTCGGCCGCGCTGAAGAGGGACATCAACGATGCATTCCACCTGTCGTTCGGACTGGACCGTGCGCAGCGCGCGCCGACGGCGGAAGAGCTGTATTCCAATGGCCTGCACGTGGCCACGGCGAGCGTGGAACTGGGTTCGCCGGAACTGGACGTGGAAACTGCCAACCGTGCGGAGGTCGGCCTGCACTGGCACGGCGGTCCGTTCAAGCTGAGCGCATCGCTGTACCACGTGCGTTACGACGACTTCATCTACCTGGCCGACACCGGCATCGAAGACCAGGACGGCCCGGTTCGCGTGTGGACGCAGGACGATGCGCGCTTCAACGGCGCCGAGGCCGAGTTCGGATGGAATTTCGCCGACAACGCCAGCGGCAGCTGGGATCTGCGCGTGTTCGGCGACATCGTTCGCGCCGAGCTCACCGGCACCGGTACGCGCGAGGTGAGTTTCTCCGTGCCGCAAGACGACCACAGCGACGCCTACACCGTCGACCTGGCACGCGGCGGCAACCTGCCGCGCATCGCTCCGAAGCGACTGGGCGGTGAAGTGCGCTGGGAACAGGGCGCGTGGCGCGCCTCACTGGGCGCGGTGCGCTACGCGCGCCAGGACGATGTCGCCGCGTTCGAAAACGAAACGCCCGGCTACACGCTCGTCGATGCCCACGTGGCGTGGCACGCCGACACCGCGAAGGGCAATGCGTGGGAACTGTTCGTCGACGGCAGCAACCTGCTCGACGAGGAAGCGCGCGTGCACACTTCGTTCCTGAAGGACGTCGCACCGCTGCCCGGTCGCGGCGTGGCGTTCGGCGTGCGGGCATTCTTCTGA
- a CDS encoding MerC domain-containing protein has protein sequence MPPTPLRKVPRKVLDRIGAFGSLLCAIHCALLPLVIAVLPSLGVAAWLGSGFEEAFVIFATGLGLFSLVWGYRRHRAVQALSLLVPGLTILWVGVLYTPLHESLVPHAIAMTFGGTLVGLAHLANLRLNHLHVHDATCVH, from the coding sequence ATGCCTCCCACCCCATTGCGCAAAGTGCCCCGCAAAGTGCTCGATCGCATCGGTGCGTTCGGGTCGCTGCTGTGCGCGATCCATTGCGCGCTGCTGCCGCTGGTGATCGCGGTGCTGCCGTCGCTGGGCGTGGCGGCATGGCTGGGGTCGGGCTTCGAGGAGGCCTTCGTGATCTTCGCCACCGGGCTGGGGCTGTTCAGCCTGGTCTGGGGTTATCGCCGACACCGCGCGGTGCAGGCGCTTTCGCTGCTGGTCCCGGGCCTGACGATCCTCTGGGTGGGCGTGCTGTACACGCCGCTGCACGAGAGCCTGGTGCCTCATGCCATCGCGATGACCTTCGGCGGCACGCTGGTCGGGCTGGCGCATCTGGCGAACCTGCGGCTCAACCACCTGCACGTGCACGACGCGACCTGCGTCCACTGA
- a CDS encoding 30S ribosomal protein THX, whose product MGKGDRKTAKGKRYNSSYGNARSKAVTKAAGTAAAPVAKKATKTVAKAPAAKKVTKKAATKE is encoded by the coding sequence ATGGGTAAGGGCGACCGCAAGACCGCCAAGGGCAAGCGTTACAACTCCAGCTACGGCAACGCCCGCAGCAAGGCCGTGACCAAGGCCGCCGGCACCGCCGCCGCGCCGGTCGCCAAGAAGGCGACCAAGACCGTGGCCAAGGCCCCGGCCGCCAAGAAGGTCACCAAGAAGGCTGCCACCAAGGAATAA